A stretch of the Lolium perenne isolate Kyuss_39 chromosome 3, Kyuss_2.0, whole genome shotgun sequence genome encodes the following:
- the LOC127343581 gene encoding B3 domain-containing protein LFL1 isoform X1, which produces MRKKRQPQPPRAAHPSLATLRPRGWPRPRALATGPPGVGSPPAPASELARHLAPRPRLRFSATPPINAPRAAPTLAAAAAPTSSSSSSRPPVDMAGVSGKRRSPSGDGMFAPRPQLVTRKRRSGGRVRRPPATRPADVLDLNRAVLDPDHQMTGLRVVLQKELRNSDISQLGRIILPKKEAEAYLPNLTSKEGRSLCMHDLLNAELWTFKYRYWPNNKSRMYVLENTGSYVRTHNLRVGDFIMIYRDDDKNRFVIRAKKAGDDQLATVPLQLDEHISDILPIPEIDDYMSLIPSASDISAFLPQADENYEIFDGILNSLPEIPAANVRYSDFFDPFTDCMDMSNPGLNANTSVNLTTHFHDERAGLSLFPNSKSGPLM; this is translated from the exons ATGCGGAAAAAACGCCAGCCGCAGCCTCCCCGCGCCGCCCACCCGTCGCTTGCCACCTTGCGCCCCCGCGGTTGGCCGCGCCCGCGCGCCCTCGCCACCGGCCCGCCGGGCGTTGGCTCCCCACCTGCGCCCGCCTCAGAGCTCGCCCGCCACTTGGCGCCGCGCCCCCGTCTCCGATTCTCCGCCACCCCGCCTATAAATGCGCCCCGCGCggcaccaaccctagccgccgccgccgccccgacatcctcctcctcctcatcccgtCCTCCCGTCGACATGGCCGGCGTCAGCGGCAAGCGCCGCTCCCCCTCCGGCGACGGAATGTTCGCGCCGCGGCCGCAGCTCGTCACCCGGAAGCGCAGGTCCGGCGGCCGCGTCAGGAGGCCGCCGGCGACCCGACCT GCAGATGTGCTGGATTTGAATAGAGCTGTTCTTGATCCAGAT CATCAAATGACTGGGTTGCGAGTAGTTCTGCAGAAGGAGCTCCGAAATAGTGACATAAGCCAGCTTGGGAGAATTATTCTCCCGAAG AAAGAGGCGGAGGCGTACCTACCAAATCTGACATCAAAGGAAGGCAGAAGTTTATGTATGCACGATTTGCTAAATGCAGAACTGTGGACCTTCAAGTACAG ATACTGGCCAAACAACAAGAGCAGGATGTATGTACTTGAGAATACTG GGAGTTATGTCAGAACTCACAACCTTCGAGTAGGAGACTTCATCATGATATACAGAGATGATGATAAGAACAGATTT GTCATCCGAGCAAAGAAGGCGGGAGATGATCAACTTGCTACTGTACCACTACAACTCGATGAGCATATCTCTGACATTCTGCCAATACCAGAAATTGATGACTACATGTCTCTCATTCCATCAGCATCTGACATCTCTGCCTTTCTACCACAAGCTGATGAGAATTATGAGATATTCGATGGGATTCTGAACTCTCTGCCAGAGATACCAGCAGCCAACGTGAGGTACTCGGACTTCTTCGATCCATTTACTGACTGTATGGACATGTCAAATCCCGGCCTGAATGCCAACACCTCAGTCAACCTCACTACTCATTTCCATGACGAGAGGGCTGGGCTTTCCTTGTTTCCCAACTCAAAGTCTGGGCCTCTCATGTGA
- the LOC127343581 gene encoding B3 domain-containing protein LFL1 isoform X2, translating into MRKKRQPQPPRAAHPSLATLRPRGWPRPRALATGPPGVGSPPAPASELARHLAPRPRLRFSATPPINAPRAAPTLAAAAAPTSSSSSSRPPVDMAGVSGKRRSPSGDGMFAPRPQLVTRKRRSGGRVRRPPATRPHQMTGLRVVLQKELRNSDISQLGRIILPKKEAEAYLPNLTSKEGRSLCMHDLLNAELWTFKYRYWPNNKSRMYVLENTGSYVRTHNLRVGDFIMIYRDDDKNRFVIRAKKAGDDQLATVPLQLDEHISDILPIPEIDDYMSLIPSASDISAFLPQADENYEIFDGILNSLPEIPAANVRYSDFFDPFTDCMDMSNPGLNANTSVNLTTHFHDERAGLSLFPNSKSGPLM; encoded by the exons ATGCGGAAAAAACGCCAGCCGCAGCCTCCCCGCGCCGCCCACCCGTCGCTTGCCACCTTGCGCCCCCGCGGTTGGCCGCGCCCGCGCGCCCTCGCCACCGGCCCGCCGGGCGTTGGCTCCCCACCTGCGCCCGCCTCAGAGCTCGCCCGCCACTTGGCGCCGCGCCCCCGTCTCCGATTCTCCGCCACCCCGCCTATAAATGCGCCCCGCGCggcaccaaccctagccgccgccgccgccccgacatcctcctcctcctcatcccgtCCTCCCGTCGACATGGCCGGCGTCAGCGGCAAGCGCCGCTCCCCCTCCGGCGACGGAATGTTCGCGCCGCGGCCGCAGCTCGTCACCCGGAAGCGCAGGTCCGGCGGCCGCGTCAGGAGGCCGCCGGCGACCCGACCT CATCAAATGACTGGGTTGCGAGTAGTTCTGCAGAAGGAGCTCCGAAATAGTGACATAAGCCAGCTTGGGAGAATTATTCTCCCGAAG AAAGAGGCGGAGGCGTACCTACCAAATCTGACATCAAAGGAAGGCAGAAGTTTATGTATGCACGATTTGCTAAATGCAGAACTGTGGACCTTCAAGTACAG ATACTGGCCAAACAACAAGAGCAGGATGTATGTACTTGAGAATACTG GGAGTTATGTCAGAACTCACAACCTTCGAGTAGGAGACTTCATCATGATATACAGAGATGATGATAAGAACAGATTT GTCATCCGAGCAAAGAAGGCGGGAGATGATCAACTTGCTACTGTACCACTACAACTCGATGAGCATATCTCTGACATTCTGCCAATACCAGAAATTGATGACTACATGTCTCTCATTCCATCAGCATCTGACATCTCTGCCTTTCTACCACAAGCTGATGAGAATTATGAGATATTCGATGGGATTCTGAACTCTCTGCCAGAGATACCAGCAGCCAACGTGAGGTACTCGGACTTCTTCGATCCATTTACTGACTGTATGGACATGTCAAATCCCGGCCTGAATGCCAACACCTCAGTCAACCTCACTACTCATTTCCATGACGAGAGGGCTGGGCTTTCCTTGTTTCCCAACTCAAAGTCTGGGCCTCTCATGTGA
- the LOC139838107 gene encoding uncharacterized protein has translation MVGNLFLVEVNAFCVKHEIEIPDMTLKYVDVTKSRNKHDNTTMNHHYKADVFNVAIDQQLVELNERFGVQTAELLTLCASLDPRHESFDMSKICTLAEKFYPADFSNQERAQLESELPHFQLDVCNHPDLKSLPSLADLTAGLVKTGKVSMYSMVDRLLRLVITLPVSTATTERAFSAMKLIKTRLRNKMGDDFLRHYMVVYIGKDIAAKIDVNEIIDLFDRPGRRSTFKLVEM, from the exons atggttgggaacctCTTTTTAGTGGAGGTTAACGCTTTTTGTGTGAAACATGAAATTGAGATCCCTGATATGACTCTCAA GTATGTTGATGTTACTAAGTCTCGGAACAAACATGATAACACCACAATGAATCATCATTATAAAGCAGATGTGTTCAATGTGGCGATTGATCAACAATTGGTTGAGCTAAATGAGCGATTTGGTGTTCAAACTGCAGAGCTTCTTACACTTTGTGCATCATTGGATCCAAGACATGAGTCATTTGACATGTCAAAGATTTGCACGCTTGCAGAAAAATTCTATCCGGCAGATTTTTCTAATCAAGAACGGGCTCAGTTGGAGTCAgaacttccacattttcagttagATGTTTGCAACCATCCAGATCTGAAGTCGTTGCCATCACTTGCTGATTTGACAGCCGGACTAGTCAAGACGGGTAAAGTTTCTATGTATTCAATGGTTGATAGGTTGTTGCGTTTGGTCATCACTCTCCCAGTGTCAACTGCAACCACAGAGCGAGCATTTTCAGCAATGAAGCTTATCAAGACACGTCTTCGAAATAAAATGGGTGACGACTTTCTTCGGCACTACATGGTGGTGTATATTGGAAAAGACATAGCTGCAAAAATCGATGTTAATGAGATTATTGATTTGTTTGATAGGCCGGGTCGTAGATCCACATTCAAACTAGTAGAAATGTAG
- the LOC127343582 gene encoding protein phosphatase 2C 50, with protein sequence MAATVFAGEGAAARGGCSAECATGSELPPDLGSRERGGDGCGKRSVYLMECVPLWGCAATRGHAAEMEDACAAVPRFADVPVRMLATSRELGGIGVDFDASELRLPAHLFGVYDGHGGSEVANYCRDKIHVVLRDVLRAGKGLGEVELGEVDVKEPWEKVFGDSFQKVDDEVSGMFSDCSREPRAEPVAADNVGSTAVVAIVCSSHVIAANCGDSRVVLCRGKEPIALSIDHKPDRKDELARIEAAGGKVIDWNGYRVSGILAMSRSIGDRYLKPFVIPKPEVTVVPRAKDDDCLILASDGLWDVMSNEDACKIARRQILLWHKNKNDGAYSDEGGGEPTMNPAAKAAADCLVRLALMKGSNDNISVIVIDLKSRKKPKGKS encoded by the exons ATGGCGGCGACGGTGTtcgccggggaaggggccgccgcgcGCGGCGGCTGCTCGGCGGAATGCGCCACCGGGAGCGAGCTGCCGCCGGATCTTGGGAGCCGGGAGCGCGGCGGGGACGGTTGCGGCAAGAGGAGCGTGTACCTCATGGAGTGCGTGCCGCTGTGGGGCTGCGCCGCGACGCGCGGCCACGCCGCGGAGATGGAGGACGCGTGCGCCGCCGTGCCGCGCTTCGCCGACGTGCCAGTGCGGATGCTCGCGACCAGCCGGGAGCTGGGCGGGATCGGGGTCGACTTCGACGCCTCCGAGCTCCGGCTGCCGGCGCACCTCTTCGGCGTGTACGATGGACACGGCGGCTCGGAG GTGGCAAACTACTGCCGGGACAAGATCCACGTCGTGTTACGAGACGTGCTGCGAGCCGGCAAGGGGCTGGGGGAAGTAGAATTAGGGGAGGTGGATGTGAAGGAACCATGGGAGAAGGTTTTCGGCGATTCTTTCCAGAAGGTCGACGATGAGGTGTCCGGCATGTTTTCCGATTGCTCCAGGGAGCCCCGTGCGGAACCCGTTGCCGCCGATAACGTGGGTTCCACCGCTGTTGTTGCGATTGTCTGTTCATCTCATGTCATTGCTGCAAACTGTGGAGATTCACGCGTCGTGCTCTGCCGCGGGAAGGAGCCGATTGCTCTCTCGATTGATCACAAA CCTGATAGGAAAGATGAGCTCGCCAGGATTGAGGCCGCAGGTGGGAAGGTCATTGACTGGAATGGCTATCGTGTCTCTGGTATACTCGCAATGTCACGGTCAATCG GGGACCGATACCTGAAACCATTTGTGATTCCAAAACCGGAAGTCACTGTTGTTCCTCGGGCAAAAGATGATGACTGCCTCATTCTAGCGAGCGATGGTCTATGGGATGTCATGTCAAATGAGGACGCATGCAAAATTGCACGACGGCAGATCCTTCTTTGGCACAAGAATAAAAACGATGGTGCATATTCTGATGAGGGCGGCGGCGAACCCACCATGAACCCTGCTGCAAAAGCAGCTGCTGATTGTCTCGTGAGGCTAGCgctgatgaaagggagcaatgacAACATTAGTGTCATTGTTATTGACCTGAAATCACGAAAGAAGCCTAAGGGCAAATCCTAA
- the LOC127343583 gene encoding uncharacterized protein: MKRKTPPISSFFKPVGSTCNSTAEDANPPKETEITAVDAQTPDKNIESSVVVSEQARVGSTAYERDPGKRPQIWDLPIDKQVEARQFYVSEGPYQPYMREYPYNTDEPKHRRRFQFSWFKQFPWLEYSPFSKRAYCLPCFLFSKKPVGKSGSDTFTVVGFDRWKKVNSGKDCAFLTHMGKDASSAHNYSTRCFENFKDGTTHIDKVIEKSSAKTIADARLRLKVTIDSIRWLTFQACAFRGHDESSGSINQGNFLELVKLLASYNKEVNGVVLDNAPGNAKYIAHSVQQEILDLLSRKVQKIIREEIGNSKFCIMVDEARDESKKEQMALVLRFVNNEGIIMERFLDVVHVSDTAALTLKQSIYAILADNNLSVQDIRGQGYDGASNM; encoded by the exons ATGAAGAGGAAGACACCGCCAATTAGTAGTTTTTTCAAGCCTGTTGGTTCGACTTGCAACTCTACAGCTGAAGATGCTAATCCACCCAAGGAGACGGAGATTACAGCAGTTGATGCGCAAACGCCGGATAAAAATATTGAGTCATCTGTCGTAGTCTCAGAACAAGCTAGAGTTGGAAGCACAGCATATGAGCGAGACCCGGGAAAACGTCCACAGATTTGGGATCTGCCTATTGATAAGCAAGTGGAAGCACGTCAGTTCTATGTTTCTGAGGGGCCATACCAGCCATATATGAGAGAGTATCCATATAACACTGATGAACCAAAACATCGTCGCCGGTTCCAATTTAGTTGGTTCAAGCAATTCCCTTGGCTAGAGTATTCACCTTTTTCAAAGCGCGCATACTGCTTGCCTTGTTTTCTCTTTTCAAAAAAGCCAGTTGGAAAGAGTGGCTCAGATACTTTCACGGTTGTGGGCTTCGATAGGTGGAAGAAGGTAAATAGTGGAAAAGATTGTGCTTTCTTAACTCACATGGGTAAAGATGCTAGTTCAGCCCATAACTACTCAACTCGGTGTTTTGAGAATTTTAAAGATGGCACCACTCATATCGACAAGGTGATTGAGAAATCATCCGCAAAAACAATTGCAGATGCAAGATTAAGACTCAAAGTTACAATTGATTCCATCAG GTGGTTAACATTTCAGGCTTGTGCTTTTAGAGGCCATGATGAATCTTCAGGATCCATAAACCAGGGAAATTTCCTCGAACTAGTAAAGCTTCTGGCTTCTTACAATAAGGAGGTGAATGGTGTTGTCTTGGATAATGCTCCTGGAAATGCAAAATACATTGCTCATTCGGTTCAGCAGGAGATTCTTGATTTACTTTCTCGGAAGGTACAAAAAATAATTAGAGAAGAAATTGGTAATAGCAAATTTTGTATAATGGTTGATGAAGCCCGTGATGAATCTAAGAAGGAGCAAATGGCATTGGTACTGCGCTTTGTCAATAATGAAGGGATTATAATGGAGCGTTTCCTTGATGTCGTTCATGTCAGTGACACTGCTGCATTGACTCTCAAGCAGTCAATTTACGCTATTCTAGCGGATAATAATTTAAGTGTGCAAGATATTAGAGGCCAAGGCTATGACGGGGCAAGTAATATGTGA